The following coding sequences lie in one Numida meleagris isolate 19003 breed g44 Domestic line chromosome Z, NumMel1.0, whole genome shotgun sequence genomic window:
- the LOC110390065 gene encoding avidin-like produces MEHLHCRLLLGLVLLGLSPVATRKCELQGLWRNELGSNMTISALDAAGTFSGSYQTVVTTTNKQILVSPLQGAQQPPSNKGQQPTFGFTVQWQFADSTTVFVGQCFVDRRGKEMLDVVWLLREEVPSRKDTWKAVRVGTNIFTRVK; encoded by the exons ATGGAGCACCTCCACTGCCGCCTCCTGCTCGGCCTGGTCCTGCTCGGCCTCAGCCCTGTGGCCACCAGGAAG TGCGAGCTGCAGGGCCTGTGGAGGAACGAGCTGGGCTCCAACATGACCATCTCAGCCCTGGATGCAGCTGGGACCTTCTCTGGCTCCTACCAGACAGTGGTGACAACCACCAATAAGCAGATTCTGGTGTCACCACTGCAAGGGGCCCAGCAGCCCCCCAGCAACAAGGGGCAGCAGCCCACCTTTGGCTTCACTGTGCAATGGCAGTTTGCAG ATTCCACCACCGTCTTTGTGGGACAGTGCTTCGTGGACCGCCGCGGGAAGGAGATGCTGGACGTGGTATGGCTGCTGCGGGAAGAGGTTCCTTCCCGCAAGGACACCTGGAAGGCCGTCAG GGTTGGCACCAACATCTTCACCCGTGTCAAGTGA